Proteins found in one Campylobacter canadensis genomic segment:
- a CDS encoding cysteine permease: protein MQRYILSYSDTLDDYILNQEFCKLAKVSQNAYKFWSNVKTANYPNSRIVFLEKTSIILKHQDIKEKCTDLSGLILASSFCAMSNLAPSHLNAKNGSKLLDVLDLVEICGVKFINLRNFYKKLKIPHNAHIYIEKCCYFAPEPFEKKIKLTPTLCLGYY, encoded by the coding sequence ATGCAAAGATATATTTTATCTTATAGTGATACTTTAGATGATTATATTTTAAATCAAGAGTTTTGTAAATTAGCTAAAGTATCGCAAAATGCTTATAAATTTTGGTCAAATGTTAAAACAGCTAATTATCCAAATTCAAGAATTGTTTTTTTAGAAAAAACTAGTATTATTTTAAAACATCAAGATATTAAAGAAAAATGCACAGATTTAAGTGGTTTAATTTTGGCTAGTTCTTTTTGTGCTATGAGTAATCTTGCACCATCTCATTTAAATGCTAAAAATGGTTCAAAACTCTTAGATGTGCTTGATTTAGTAGAAATTTGTGGTGTAAAATTTATAAATCTTAGAAATTTTTATAAAAAGCTAAAAATACCACATAATGCGCATATTTATATTGAAAAATGTTGTTATTTTGCACCAGAGCCTTTTGAGAAAAAAATCAAACTTACACCAACTTTGTGTTTAGGTTATTACTAA
- the rplQ gene encoding 50S ribosomal protein L17, with translation MRHKHGYRKLGRTSSHRAALLKNLSIAIIKSGRIETTLEKAKELRSYFEKLITRARLGDANAHRAVFASLQDKECTNKLVTEIAPKYKERNGGYTRIIKTRTRRGDAATLAYIELV, from the coding sequence ATGAGACATAAACACGGATATAGAAAATTAGGTAGAACAAGCTCACACCGTGCAGCTTTACTTAAAAATCTTAGCATAGCAATTATTAAAAGTGGTAGAATTGAAACTACTTTAGAAAAAGCTAAGGAATTAAGATCTTATTTTGAAAAATTAATTACTCGTGCAAGACTTGGCGATGCTAATGCACACAGAGCAGTGTTTGCTAGTCTTCAAGATAAAGAATGTACAAATAAACTTGTAACTGAAATAGCACCAAAATACAAAGAAAGAAATGGTGGATATACAAGAATTATTAAAACAAGAACAAGACGTGGCGACGCAGCTACACTTGCATATATTGAGCTAGTATAA